The proteins below come from a single Salvelinus alpinus chromosome 18, SLU_Salpinus.1, whole genome shotgun sequence genomic window:
- the spout1 gene encoding putative methyltransferase C9orf114 homolog: MRTGSVSVSVFTCWLQRNMADSVASKKPKLTSSQGEERVDWRKWKAERKEIKKQIKESKLIKQLDKQKQEEEEKTEAALQQSQRENQSGRSYTVSVALPGSVLDNAQSTELRTYLAGQIARACVVFCVDEIIVFDEQDEDVKTVEGEFNGVGKKGQACIQLARILQFLECPQYLRKSFFPMHKDLQYAGLLNPLDSPHHMRKDDECEYREGVVLERPSKPGKGSLVNCGMWKEVQIDKQLQSGLRVTVHMNKIQNKDGRLHKGVVVAPHKPRTEGGLYWGYSVRLASSLSNVFTECPHKEGYDLTIGTSEKGRDVDKTSLSPFKHMLVVFGGLQGLEASVDADQNLEVTDPGVLFDLYLNTCPNQGSRTIRTEEAILISMSSLRQKITAAFPDKSNGS; this comes from the exons ATGAGAACCGGAAGTGTGTCAGTATCTGTTTTCACGTGTTGGTTGCAGAGAAATATGGCGGACAGCGTTGCATCGAAAAAGCCCAAATTGACCTCTTCTCAG GGCGAGGAGAGAGTAGATTGGAGGAAATGGAAAGCGGAAC GAAAAGAGATCAAGAAGCAAATCAAAGAAtccaagctgattaaacaacttGACAAGCAGAagcaagaggaggaagagaagactgAGGCAGCACTGcagcagagtcagagagagaaccAATCAG GACGGTCGTACACAGTGAGCGTGGCCTTGCCTGGTTCTGTCCTGGACAATGCCCAGTCTACAGAACTCCGCACATACCTGGCTGGACAGATAGCCAGAGCCTGCGTCGTGTTCTGTGTCGACGAGATCATCGTATTTGACGAACAAGATGAGGATGTCAA GACTGTTGAGGGAGAATTCAATGGTGTTGGAAAGAAGGGTCAAGCCTGTATTCAACTGGCTAGAATCCTCCAGTTCTTGGAATGCCCACA GTACCTGCGCAAATCATTCTTCCCAATGCATAAAGATTTACAGTATGCCG GCTTGCTCAACCCTCTGGACAGCCCTCACCACATGAGGAAGGATGACGAGTGTGAGTACCGGGAGGGGGTGGTCCTCGAACGGCCTAGCAAACCAGGAAAAGGCTCCTTGGTCAACTGTGGAATGTGGAAG GAGGTGCAGATAGATAAGCAGCTACAGTCTGGTCTCAGAGTCACTGTCCACATGAACAAGATCCAGAATAAAG aTGGTAGACTACACAAAGGGGTGGTGGTGGCGCCTCACAAGCCGCGAACAGAGGGAGGTCTGTACTGGGGCTACAGTGTTCGCCTGGCCTCAAGTCTAA GTAATGTGTTCACTGAGTGTCCACATAAAGAGGGCTATGATCTGACCATTGGAACATCTGAGAAAGGCAGAGATGTTGACAAAACTTCTCTTTCTCCATTCAA GCACATGTTGGTTGTGTTTGGTGGTCTGCAGGGCTTGGAGGCCAGTGTGGACGCTGATCAGAACCTGGAGGTGACAGACCCCGGTGTCCTGTTTGACCTGTACCTCAACACCTGCCCCAACCAGGGCAGCAGGACCATCCGCACAGAG GAGGCCATCCTGATCTCCATGTCCAGCCTGAGGCAGAAAATCACAGCCGCATTTCCAGACAAGTCGAACGGTTCATAA